Proteins encoded by one window of Aphidius gifuensis isolate YNYX2018 linkage group LG2, ASM1490517v1, whole genome shotgun sequence:
- the LOC122849887 gene encoding NAD kinase-like isoform X1 codes for MDEKNLNLARAMVDLGINDSKKSVVTKMQDKQQLFSRSELTVEQTEPRRRTRSLNAPSPIQQFGPCGRIMKNSAMVMTIQDPASQRLTWYKPPSTVLVIKKVRDSSVLPPFVELVTWLVKEKSMQVHVEASVMEDQSLKNTRFADVRDQVQTFKDETELQDKIDFIICLGGDGTLLYASLLFQQSVPPVMAFHLGSLGFLTPFEFDNFQEQVTNVLEGHAALTLRSRLRCIIMRKGDDGQPTKSPTNLLVLNEVVIDRGPSPYLSNIDLFIDGKHVTSVQGDGLIVSTPTGSTAYAVAAGASMIHPSVPAIMITPICPHSLSFRPIVVPAGVELKISVSPDSRNTSWVSFDGRNRQELFHGDRYEYYLYFIIYYEFFFLQIMANSKARSTAYVSFDGRNQQELRVGDSLRVTTSIYPVPSICAADQITDWFDSLAECLHWNVRKRQKHLDELSDLTHSSSNDTLDSLDRDS; via the exons atggatgaaaaaaatcttaatCTTGCCAGAGCAATGGTCGACCTTGGAAtaaatgattcaaaaaaatctGTTGTCACTAAAATGCAAGATAAACAACAGTTATTCAG CCGATCGGAGTTAACTGTTGAACAGACTGAGCCTCgcag gAGAACAAGAAGTCTCAATGCACCAAGTCCGATTCAACAATTTGGGCCATGCGGTCGTATCATGAAAAATTCTGCCATGGTCAT gaCCATTCAAGATCCAGCATCTCAAAGATTAACATGGTACAAACCACCATCAACAGttttagttataaaaaaagtacGTGATTCTTCAGTACTCCCACCATTTGTTGAACTTGTAACATGGCTTGTCAAG GAAAAAAGTATGCAGGTACATGTTGAAGCATCAGTTATGGAAGatcaatcattaaaaaatacaagatttGCTGATGTACGTGATCAAGTACAAACATTTAAAGATGAAACTGAATTACaagataaaattgattttattatttgtcttGGTGGTGATGGTACATTATTATATGcaagtttattatttcaacaatcagTACCACCAGTTATGGCATTTCATCTTGGATCATTAGGTTTTTTAACACCAtttgaatttgataattttcaagaaCAAGTTACAAATGTCCTTGAAG GACATGCAGCACTTACACTTAGAAGTAGACTGAGATGTATTATTATGAGAAAAGGTGATGATGGACAACCAACAAAATCACCAACAAATTTATTGGTATTAAATGAAGTTGTTATTGATCGTGGACCATCACCATATCtatcaaatattgatttatttattgatggtaAACATGTTACAAGTGTACAAGGTGATGGTTTAATTGTAAGTACACCAACTGGTTCAACAGCTTATGCTGTTGCTGCTGGTGCAAGTATGATACATCCATCAGTACCAGCAATTATGATAACACCAATATGTCCACATTCATTGTCATTTAGACCAATTGTCGTACCAGCTGGTGTTGAATTAAAA ATTTCCGTATCACCAGACAGTAGAAATACATCTTGGGTATCATTCGATGGTCGTAATCGTCAAGAATTATTTCATGGTGACAggtatgaatattatttatattttataatttattatgaatttttttttttacagataatGGCTAATAGCAAGGCACGCAGCACAGCCTACGTTTCCTTCGATGGTCGTAACCAACAAGAACTTCGGGTTGGGGACAG ttTGAGAGTAACAACGTCAATTTATCCAGTACCTAGCATTTGTGCAGCAGACCAAATAACCGATTGGTTTGATTCACTTGCTGAGTGTCTACATTGGAATGTACGAAAACGACAAAAACACCTGGATGAATTGAGTGATTTAACTCACTCATCTAGCAATGACACTCTAGATTCTCTTGATCGTGACAGTTAG
- the LOC122849887 gene encoding NAD kinase-like isoform X4 → MDEKNLNLARAMVDLGINDSKKSVVTKMQDKQQLFRRTRSLNAPSPIQQFGPCGRIMKNSAMVMTIQDPASQRLTWYKPPSTVLVIKKVRDSSVLPPFVELVTWLVKEKSMQVHVEASVMEDQSLKNTRFADVRDQVQTFKDETELQDKIDFIICLGGDGTLLYASLLFQQSVPPVMAFHLGSLGFLTPFEFDNFQEQVTNVLEGHAALTLRSRLRCIIMRKGDDGQPTKSPTNLLVLNEVVIDRGPSPYLSNIDLFIDGKHVTSVQGDGLIVSTPTGSTAYAVAAGASMIHPSVPAIMITPICPHSLSFRPIVVPAGVELKISVSPDSRNTSWVSFDGRNRQELFHGDRYEYYLYFIIYYEFFFLQIMANSKARSTAYVSFDGRNQQELRVGDSLRVTTSIYPVPSICAADQITDWFDSLAECLHWNVRKRQKHLDELSDLTHSSSNDTLDSLDRDS, encoded by the exons atggatgaaaaaaatcttaatCTTGCCAGAGCAATGGTCGACCTTGGAAtaaatgattcaaaaaaatctGTTGTCACTAAAATGCAAGATAAACAACAGTTATTCAG gAGAACAAGAAGTCTCAATGCACCAAGTCCGATTCAACAATTTGGGCCATGCGGTCGTATCATGAAAAATTCTGCCATGGTCAT gaCCATTCAAGATCCAGCATCTCAAAGATTAACATGGTACAAACCACCATCAACAGttttagttataaaaaaagtacGTGATTCTTCAGTACTCCCACCATTTGTTGAACTTGTAACATGGCTTGTCAAG GAAAAAAGTATGCAGGTACATGTTGAAGCATCAGTTATGGAAGatcaatcattaaaaaatacaagatttGCTGATGTACGTGATCAAGTACAAACATTTAAAGATGAAACTGAATTACaagataaaattgattttattatttgtcttGGTGGTGATGGTACATTATTATATGcaagtttattatttcaacaatcagTACCACCAGTTATGGCATTTCATCTTGGATCATTAGGTTTTTTAACACCAtttgaatttgataattttcaagaaCAAGTTACAAATGTCCTTGAAG GACATGCAGCACTTACACTTAGAAGTAGACTGAGATGTATTATTATGAGAAAAGGTGATGATGGACAACCAACAAAATCACCAACAAATTTATTGGTATTAAATGAAGTTGTTATTGATCGTGGACCATCACCATATCtatcaaatattgatttatttattgatggtaAACATGTTACAAGTGTACAAGGTGATGGTTTAATTGTAAGTACACCAACTGGTTCAACAGCTTATGCTGTTGCTGCTGGTGCAAGTATGATACATCCATCAGTACCAGCAATTATGATAACACCAATATGTCCACATTCATTGTCATTTAGACCAATTGTCGTACCAGCTGGTGTTGAATTAAAA ATTTCCGTATCACCAGACAGTAGAAATACATCTTGGGTATCATTCGATGGTCGTAATCGTCAAGAATTATTTCATGGTGACAggtatgaatattatttatattttataatttattatgaatttttttttttacagataatGGCTAATAGCAAGGCACGCAGCACAGCCTACGTTTCCTTCGATGGTCGTAACCAACAAGAACTTCGGGTTGGGGACAG ttTGAGAGTAACAACGTCAATTTATCCAGTACCTAGCATTTGTGCAGCAGACCAAATAACCGATTGGTTTGATTCACTTGCTGAGTGTCTACATTGGAATGTACGAAAACGACAAAAACACCTGGATGAATTGAGTGATTTAACTCACTCATCTAGCAATGACACTCTAGATTCTCTTGATCGTGACAGTTAG
- the LOC122849887 gene encoding NAD kinase-like isoform X7, with product MDEKNLNLARAMVDLGINDSKKSVVTKMQDKQQLFSRSELTVEQTEPRRRTRSLNAPSPIQQFGPCGRIMKNSAMVMTIQDPASQRLTWYKPPSTVLVIKKVRDSSVLPPFVELVTWLVKEKSMQVHVEASVMEDQSLKNTRFADVRDQVQTFKDETELQDKIDFIICLGGDGTLLYASLLFQQSVPPVMAFHLGSLGFLTPFEFDNFQEQVTNVLEGHAALTLRSRLRCIIMRKGDDGQPTKSPTNLLVLNEVVIDRGPSPYLSNIDLFIDGKHVTSVQGDGLIVSTPTGSTAYAVAAGASMIHPSVPAIMITPICPHSLSFRPIVVPAGVELKIMANSKARSTAYVSFDGRNQQELRVGDSLRVTTSIYPVPSICAADQITDWFDSLAECLHWNVRKRQKHLDELSDLTHSSSNDTLDSLDRDS from the exons atggatgaaaaaaatcttaatCTTGCCAGAGCAATGGTCGACCTTGGAAtaaatgattcaaaaaaatctGTTGTCACTAAAATGCAAGATAAACAACAGTTATTCAG CCGATCGGAGTTAACTGTTGAACAGACTGAGCCTCgcag gAGAACAAGAAGTCTCAATGCACCAAGTCCGATTCAACAATTTGGGCCATGCGGTCGTATCATGAAAAATTCTGCCATGGTCAT gaCCATTCAAGATCCAGCATCTCAAAGATTAACATGGTACAAACCACCATCAACAGttttagttataaaaaaagtacGTGATTCTTCAGTACTCCCACCATTTGTTGAACTTGTAACATGGCTTGTCAAG GAAAAAAGTATGCAGGTACATGTTGAAGCATCAGTTATGGAAGatcaatcattaaaaaatacaagatttGCTGATGTACGTGATCAAGTACAAACATTTAAAGATGAAACTGAATTACaagataaaattgattttattatttgtcttGGTGGTGATGGTACATTATTATATGcaagtttattatttcaacaatcagTACCACCAGTTATGGCATTTCATCTTGGATCATTAGGTTTTTTAACACCAtttgaatttgataattttcaagaaCAAGTTACAAATGTCCTTGAAG GACATGCAGCACTTACACTTAGAAGTAGACTGAGATGTATTATTATGAGAAAAGGTGATGATGGACAACCAACAAAATCACCAACAAATTTATTGGTATTAAATGAAGTTGTTATTGATCGTGGACCATCACCATATCtatcaaatattgatttatttattgatggtaAACATGTTACAAGTGTACAAGGTGATGGTTTAATTGTAAGTACACCAACTGGTTCAACAGCTTATGCTGTTGCTGCTGGTGCAAGTATGATACATCCATCAGTACCAGCAATTATGATAACACCAATATGTCCACATTCATTGTCATTTAGACCAATTGTCGTACCAGCTGGTGTTGAATTAAAA ataatGGCTAATAGCAAGGCACGCAGCACAGCCTACGTTTCCTTCGATGGTCGTAACCAACAAGAACTTCGGGTTGGGGACAG ttTGAGAGTAACAACGTCAATTTATCCAGTACCTAGCATTTGTGCAGCAGACCAAATAACCGATTGGTTTGATTCACTTGCTGAGTGTCTACATTGGAATGTACGAAAACGACAAAAACACCTGGATGAATTGAGTGATTTAACTCACTCATCTAGCAATGACACTCTAGATTCTCTTGATCGTGACAGTTAG
- the LOC122849887 gene encoding NAD kinase-like isoform X6 — protein MDEKNLNLARAMVDLGINDSKKSVVTKMQDKQQLFSRSELTVEQTEPRRRTRSLNAPSPIQQFGPCGRIMKNSAMVMTIQDPASQRLTWYKPPSTVLVIKKVRDSSVLPPFVELVTWLVKEKSMQVHVEASVMEDQSLKNTRFADVRDQVQTFKDETELQDKIDFIICLGGDGTLLYASLLFQQSVPPVMAFHLGSLGFLTPFEFDNFQEQVTNVLEGHAALTLRSRLRCIIMRKGDDGQPTKSPTNLLVLNEVVIDRGPSPYLSNIDLFIDGKHVTSVQGDGLIVSTPTGSTAYAVAAGASMIHPSVPAIMITPICPHSLSFRPIVVPAGVELKISVSPDSRNTSWVSFDGRNRQELFHGDSLRVTTSIYPVPSICAADQITDWFDSLAECLHWNVRKRQKHLDELSDLTHSSSNDTLDSLDRDS, from the exons atggatgaaaaaaatcttaatCTTGCCAGAGCAATGGTCGACCTTGGAAtaaatgattcaaaaaaatctGTTGTCACTAAAATGCAAGATAAACAACAGTTATTCAG CCGATCGGAGTTAACTGTTGAACAGACTGAGCCTCgcag gAGAACAAGAAGTCTCAATGCACCAAGTCCGATTCAACAATTTGGGCCATGCGGTCGTATCATGAAAAATTCTGCCATGGTCAT gaCCATTCAAGATCCAGCATCTCAAAGATTAACATGGTACAAACCACCATCAACAGttttagttataaaaaaagtacGTGATTCTTCAGTACTCCCACCATTTGTTGAACTTGTAACATGGCTTGTCAAG GAAAAAAGTATGCAGGTACATGTTGAAGCATCAGTTATGGAAGatcaatcattaaaaaatacaagatttGCTGATGTACGTGATCAAGTACAAACATTTAAAGATGAAACTGAATTACaagataaaattgattttattatttgtcttGGTGGTGATGGTACATTATTATATGcaagtttattatttcaacaatcagTACCACCAGTTATGGCATTTCATCTTGGATCATTAGGTTTTTTAACACCAtttgaatttgataattttcaagaaCAAGTTACAAATGTCCTTGAAG GACATGCAGCACTTACACTTAGAAGTAGACTGAGATGTATTATTATGAGAAAAGGTGATGATGGACAACCAACAAAATCACCAACAAATTTATTGGTATTAAATGAAGTTGTTATTGATCGTGGACCATCACCATATCtatcaaatattgatttatttattgatggtaAACATGTTACAAGTGTACAAGGTGATGGTTTAATTGTAAGTACACCAACTGGTTCAACAGCTTATGCTGTTGCTGCTGGTGCAAGTATGATACATCCATCAGTACCAGCAATTATGATAACACCAATATGTCCACATTCATTGTCATTTAGACCAATTGTCGTACCAGCTGGTGTTGAATTAAAA ATTTCCGTATCACCAGACAGTAGAAATACATCTTGGGTATCATTCGATGGTCGTAATCGTCAAGAATTATTTCATGGTGACAg ttTGAGAGTAACAACGTCAATTTATCCAGTACCTAGCATTTGTGCAGCAGACCAAATAACCGATTGGTTTGATTCACTTGCTGAGTGTCTACATTGGAATGTACGAAAACGACAAAAACACCTGGATGAATTGAGTGATTTAACTCACTCATCTAGCAATGACACTCTAGATTCTCTTGATCGTGACAGTTAG
- the LOC122849887 gene encoding NAD kinase-like isoform X14 yields the protein MKNSAMVMTIQDPASQRLTWYKPPSTVLVIKKVRDSSVLPPFVELVTWLVKEKSMQVHVEASVMEDQSLKNTRFADVRDQVQTFKDETELQDKIDFIICLGGDGTLLYASLLFQQSVPPVMAFHLGSLGFLTPFEFDNFQEQVTNVLEGHAALTLRSRLRCIIMRKGDDGQPTKSPTNLLVLNEVVIDRGPSPYLSNIDLFIDGKHVTSVQGDGLIVSTPTGSTAYAVAAGASMIHPSVPAIMITPICPHSLSFRPIVVPAGVELKISVSPDSRNTSWVSFDGRNRQELFHGDRYEYYLYFIIYYEFFFLQIMANSKARSTAYVSFDGRNQQELRVGDSLRVTTSIYPVPSICAADQITDWFDSLAECLHWNVRKRQKHLDELSDLTHSSSNDTLDSLDRDS from the exons ATGAAAAATTCTGCCATGGTCAT gaCCATTCAAGATCCAGCATCTCAAAGATTAACATGGTACAAACCACCATCAACAGttttagttataaaaaaagtacGTGATTCTTCAGTACTCCCACCATTTGTTGAACTTGTAACATGGCTTGTCAAG GAAAAAAGTATGCAGGTACATGTTGAAGCATCAGTTATGGAAGatcaatcattaaaaaatacaagatttGCTGATGTACGTGATCAAGTACAAACATTTAAAGATGAAACTGAATTACaagataaaattgattttattatttgtcttGGTGGTGATGGTACATTATTATATGcaagtttattatttcaacaatcagTACCACCAGTTATGGCATTTCATCTTGGATCATTAGGTTTTTTAACACCAtttgaatttgataattttcaagaaCAAGTTACAAATGTCCTTGAAG GACATGCAGCACTTACACTTAGAAGTAGACTGAGATGTATTATTATGAGAAAAGGTGATGATGGACAACCAACAAAATCACCAACAAATTTATTGGTATTAAATGAAGTTGTTATTGATCGTGGACCATCACCATATCtatcaaatattgatttatttattgatggtaAACATGTTACAAGTGTACAAGGTGATGGTTTAATTGTAAGTACACCAACTGGTTCAACAGCTTATGCTGTTGCTGCTGGTGCAAGTATGATACATCCATCAGTACCAGCAATTATGATAACACCAATATGTCCACATTCATTGTCATTTAGACCAATTGTCGTACCAGCTGGTGTTGAATTAAAA ATTTCCGTATCACCAGACAGTAGAAATACATCTTGGGTATCATTCGATGGTCGTAATCGTCAAGAATTATTTCATGGTGACAggtatgaatattatttatattttataatttattatgaatttttttttttacagataatGGCTAATAGCAAGGCACGCAGCACAGCCTACGTTTCCTTCGATGGTCGTAACCAACAAGAACTTCGGGTTGGGGACAG ttTGAGAGTAACAACGTCAATTTATCCAGTACCTAGCATTTGTGCAGCAGACCAAATAACCGATTGGTTTGATTCACTTGCTGAGTGTCTACATTGGAATGTACGAAAACGACAAAAACACCTGGATGAATTGAGTGATTTAACTCACTCATCTAGCAATGACACTCTAGATTCTCTTGATCGTGACAGTTAG
- the LOC122849887 gene encoding NAD kinase-like isoform X11 — protein sequence MIMVKNAKPRRKSFGELLNLKGVFVISDKEIEEARRRKRSGTWPRTRSLNAPSPIQQFGPCGRIMKNSAMVMTIQDPASQRLTWYKPPSTVLVIKKVRDSSVLPPFVELVTWLVKEKSMQVHVEASVMEDQSLKNTRFADVRDQVQTFKDETELQDKIDFIICLGGDGTLLYASLLFQQSVPPVMAFHLGSLGFLTPFEFDNFQEQVTNVLEGHAALTLRSRLRCIIMRKGDDGQPTKSPTNLLVLNEVVIDRGPSPYLSNIDLFIDGKHVTSVQGDGLIVSTPTGSTAYAVAAGASMIHPSVPAIMITPICPHSLSFRPIVVPAGVELKIMANSKARSTAYVSFDGRNQQELRVGDSLRVTTSIYPVPSICAADQITDWFDSLAECLHWNVRKRQKHLDELSDLTHSSSNDTLDSLDRDS from the exons ATGATAATGGTGAAAAACGCAAAACCAAGAAGAAAAAGTTTTGgtgaattattgaatttaaaggGTGTGTTTGTTATAAGTGATAAGGAGATTGAAGAAGCAAGAAGAAGGAAGCGATCTGGCACTTGGCC gAGAACAAGAAGTCTCAATGCACCAAGTCCGATTCAACAATTTGGGCCATGCGGTCGTATCATGAAAAATTCTGCCATGGTCAT gaCCATTCAAGATCCAGCATCTCAAAGATTAACATGGTACAAACCACCATCAACAGttttagttataaaaaaagtacGTGATTCTTCAGTACTCCCACCATTTGTTGAACTTGTAACATGGCTTGTCAAG GAAAAAAGTATGCAGGTACATGTTGAAGCATCAGTTATGGAAGatcaatcattaaaaaatacaagatttGCTGATGTACGTGATCAAGTACAAACATTTAAAGATGAAACTGAATTACaagataaaattgattttattatttgtcttGGTGGTGATGGTACATTATTATATGcaagtttattatttcaacaatcagTACCACCAGTTATGGCATTTCATCTTGGATCATTAGGTTTTTTAACACCAtttgaatttgataattttcaagaaCAAGTTACAAATGTCCTTGAAG GACATGCAGCACTTACACTTAGAAGTAGACTGAGATGTATTATTATGAGAAAAGGTGATGATGGACAACCAACAAAATCACCAACAAATTTATTGGTATTAAATGAAGTTGTTATTGATCGTGGACCATCACCATATCtatcaaatattgatttatttattgatggtaAACATGTTACAAGTGTACAAGGTGATGGTTTAATTGTAAGTACACCAACTGGTTCAACAGCTTATGCTGTTGCTGCTGGTGCAAGTATGATACATCCATCAGTACCAGCAATTATGATAACACCAATATGTCCACATTCATTGTCATTTAGACCAATTGTCGTACCAGCTGGTGTTGAATTAAAA ataatGGCTAATAGCAAGGCACGCAGCACAGCCTACGTTTCCTTCGATGGTCGTAACCAACAAGAACTTCGGGTTGGGGACAG ttTGAGAGTAACAACGTCAATTTATCCAGTACCTAGCATTTGTGCAGCAGACCAAATAACCGATTGGTTTGATTCACTTGCTGAGTGTCTACATTGGAATGTACGAAAACGACAAAAACACCTGGATGAATTGAGTGATTTAACTCACTCATCTAGCAATGACACTCTAGATTCTCTTGATCGTGACAGTTAG
- the LOC122849887 gene encoding NAD kinase-like isoform X10: MIMVKNAKPRRKSFGELLNLKGVFVISDKEIEEARRRKRSGTWPRTRSLNAPSPIQQFGPCGRIMKNSAMVMTIQDPASQRLTWYKPPSTVLVIKKVRDSSVLPPFVELVTWLVKEKSMQVHVEASVMEDQSLKNTRFADVRDQVQTFKDETELQDKIDFIICLGGDGTLLYASLLFQQSVPPVMAFHLGSLGFLTPFEFDNFQEQVTNVLEGHAALTLRSRLRCIIMRKGDDGQPTKSPTNLLVLNEVVIDRGPSPYLSNIDLFIDGKHVTSVQGDGLIVSTPTGSTAYAVAAGASMIHPSVPAIMITPICPHSLSFRPIVVPAGVELKISVSPDSRNTSWVSFDGRNRQELFHGDSLRVTTSIYPVPSICAADQITDWFDSLAECLHWNVRKRQKHLDELSDLTHSSSNDTLDSLDRDS; the protein is encoded by the exons ATGATAATGGTGAAAAACGCAAAACCAAGAAGAAAAAGTTTTGgtgaattattgaatttaaaggGTGTGTTTGTTATAAGTGATAAGGAGATTGAAGAAGCAAGAAGAAGGAAGCGATCTGGCACTTGGCC gAGAACAAGAAGTCTCAATGCACCAAGTCCGATTCAACAATTTGGGCCATGCGGTCGTATCATGAAAAATTCTGCCATGGTCAT gaCCATTCAAGATCCAGCATCTCAAAGATTAACATGGTACAAACCACCATCAACAGttttagttataaaaaaagtacGTGATTCTTCAGTACTCCCACCATTTGTTGAACTTGTAACATGGCTTGTCAAG GAAAAAAGTATGCAGGTACATGTTGAAGCATCAGTTATGGAAGatcaatcattaaaaaatacaagatttGCTGATGTACGTGATCAAGTACAAACATTTAAAGATGAAACTGAATTACaagataaaattgattttattatttgtcttGGTGGTGATGGTACATTATTATATGcaagtttattatttcaacaatcagTACCACCAGTTATGGCATTTCATCTTGGATCATTAGGTTTTTTAACACCAtttgaatttgataattttcaagaaCAAGTTACAAATGTCCTTGAAG GACATGCAGCACTTACACTTAGAAGTAGACTGAGATGTATTATTATGAGAAAAGGTGATGATGGACAACCAACAAAATCACCAACAAATTTATTGGTATTAAATGAAGTTGTTATTGATCGTGGACCATCACCATATCtatcaaatattgatttatttattgatggtaAACATGTTACAAGTGTACAAGGTGATGGTTTAATTGTAAGTACACCAACTGGTTCAACAGCTTATGCTGTTGCTGCTGGTGCAAGTATGATACATCCATCAGTACCAGCAATTATGATAACACCAATATGTCCACATTCATTGTCATTTAGACCAATTGTCGTACCAGCTGGTGTTGAATTAAAA ATTTCCGTATCACCAGACAGTAGAAATACATCTTGGGTATCATTCGATGGTCGTAATCGTCAAGAATTATTTCATGGTGACAg ttTGAGAGTAACAACGTCAATTTATCCAGTACCTAGCATTTGTGCAGCAGACCAAATAACCGATTGGTTTGATTCACTTGCTGAGTGTCTACATTGGAATGTACGAAAACGACAAAAACACCTGGATGAATTGAGTGATTTAACTCACTCATCTAGCAATGACACTCTAGATTCTCTTGATCGTGACAGTTAG
- the LOC122849887 gene encoding NAD kinase-like isoform X9, whose protein sequence is MDQISMLKNSFDVGYIDGNFEFDPSKNGNSDSMENGHKNRVLRRTRSLNAPSPIQQFGPCGRIMKNSAMVMTIQDPASQRLTWYKPPSTVLVIKKVRDSSVLPPFVELVTWLVKEKSMQVHVEASVMEDQSLKNTRFADVRDQVQTFKDETELQDKIDFIICLGGDGTLLYASLLFQQSVPPVMAFHLGSLGFLTPFEFDNFQEQVTNVLEGHAALTLRSRLRCIIMRKGDDGQPTKSPTNLLVLNEVVIDRGPSPYLSNIDLFIDGKHVTSVQGDGLIVSTPTGSTAYAVAAGASMIHPSVPAIMITPICPHSLSFRPIVVPAGVELKIMANSKARSTAYVSFDGRNQQELRVGDSLRVTTSIYPVPSICAADQITDWFDSLAECLHWNVRKRQKHLDELSDLTHSSSNDTLDSLDRDS, encoded by the exons atggaTCAAATTTCAATgcttaaaaattcatttgatgtTGGATATATTGATGGTAATTTTGAGTTTGATCCAAGTAAAAATGGTAATTCAGATTCAATGGAAAATGGACATAAAAATCGGGTTTTAAG gAGAACAAGAAGTCTCAATGCACCAAGTCCGATTCAACAATTTGGGCCATGCGGTCGTATCATGAAAAATTCTGCCATGGTCAT gaCCATTCAAGATCCAGCATCTCAAAGATTAACATGGTACAAACCACCATCAACAGttttagttataaaaaaagtacGTGATTCTTCAGTACTCCCACCATTTGTTGAACTTGTAACATGGCTTGTCAAG GAAAAAAGTATGCAGGTACATGTTGAAGCATCAGTTATGGAAGatcaatcattaaaaaatacaagatttGCTGATGTACGTGATCAAGTACAAACATTTAAAGATGAAACTGAATTACaagataaaattgattttattatttgtcttGGTGGTGATGGTACATTATTATATGcaagtttattatttcaacaatcagTACCACCAGTTATGGCATTTCATCTTGGATCATTAGGTTTTTTAACACCAtttgaatttgataattttcaagaaCAAGTTACAAATGTCCTTGAAG GACATGCAGCACTTACACTTAGAAGTAGACTGAGATGTATTATTATGAGAAAAGGTGATGATGGACAACCAACAAAATCACCAACAAATTTATTGGTATTAAATGAAGTTGTTATTGATCGTGGACCATCACCATATCtatcaaatattgatttatttattgatggtaAACATGTTACAAGTGTACAAGGTGATGGTTTAATTGTAAGTACACCAACTGGTTCAACAGCTTATGCTGTTGCTGCTGGTGCAAGTATGATACATCCATCAGTACCAGCAATTATGATAACACCAATATGTCCACATTCATTGTCATTTAGACCAATTGTCGTACCAGCTGGTGTTGAATTAAAA ataatGGCTAATAGCAAGGCACGCAGCACAGCCTACGTTTCCTTCGATGGTCGTAACCAACAAGAACTTCGGGTTGGGGACAG ttTGAGAGTAACAACGTCAATTTATCCAGTACCTAGCATTTGTGCAGCAGACCAAATAACCGATTGGTTTGATTCACTTGCTGAGTGTCTACATTGGAATGTACGAAAACGACAAAAACACCTGGATGAATTGAGTGATTTAACTCACTCATCTAGCAATGACACTCTAGATTCTCTTGATCGTGACAGTTAG